The proteins below come from a single Mus musculus strain C57BL/6J chromosome 5, GRCm38.p6 C57BL/6J genomic window:
- the Brat1 gene encoding BRCA1-associated ATM activator 1 isoform X5, with the protein MDPECSRLLPALCAVLADPRQLVADDTCLEKLLDWFKTVTEAESSLQLLQDHPCLMELLSHVLKPQDVSPRVLSFALRLVGVFAAQEDCFEYLQGELLLGLFGESGAPGWAAWSIPSVRSGWIQGLCYLAHHPSALHFLADSGAVDTLFSLQGDPSLFVASAASQLLVHILALSMQGGAPGSPVPEAAAWPMCAQKIVNHVDESLHAKATPQVTQALNVLTTTFGRCHNPWTGVLWERLSPPVARLFERDPIPAVHALMDLLLSVARSGGCGDSGSPVLNFAACGLWEMLAQTLSRLSPIQAGPLALGTLKLQHCPQELRTQAFGVLLQPLACILKATTQAPGPPGLLDGTVGSLLTVDILLASKSACVGLLCQTLAHLEELQMLPQCPSPWPQVHLLQAALTILHLCDGSADPSSSAGGRLCGTLGGCVRVQRAALDFLGTLSQGTSPLELVLEVFAVLLKTLESPESSPMVLKKAFQATLRWLQNPHKTPSSSDLSSDALLFLGELFPILQKRLCSPCWEVRDSALEFLTHLIRHWGGQADFREALRSSEVPTLALQLLQDPESYVRASAVGAAGQLSSQGLQAAPASPENSQAQQGLLMDLMHILSTDSEGFPRRAVLRVFTDWLRDGHADVVRDTEWFVATVLQAVSRDLDWEVRVQGLELARVFLTQALGQPSLHCPYTVGLPRASSPRPHPEFLQTLCRLPLFEFAFCALLDCDRPVAQKACDLLLFLRDKTVPCSSPREAGDSPNSASVEAALQRWREGEQAQPLGDLDPEAMLAILRALDLEGLQGRLAKSSDHVEKSPQSLLQDMLATVGVLEENEADCY; encoded by the exons ATGGACCCAGAATGCTCCAGGCTCCTCCCGGCTCTCTGTGCTGTTTTGGCAGATCCCAGACAGCTGGTGGCAGATGACACCTGCTTGGAGAAACTGCTGGACTGGTttaaaacagtgacagaggcag AGTCTAGCCTCCAACTACTACAGGACCATCCCTGCTTAATGGAGCTCCTGTCCCATGTGCTGAAGCCACAGGACGTGAGCCCTAGGGTCCTCTCCTTTGCTCTGCGCCTTGTTGGGGTCTTCGCAGCCCAGGAAGACTGTTTTGAGTACCTTCAG GGAGAGTTGTTGCTGGGGCTCTTTGGGGAGTCAGGTGCCCCCGGCTGGGCAGCCTGGAGCATCCCAAGTGTGCGCAGCGGCTGGATCCAGGGTCTGTGCTACCTGGCACACCACCCTAGCGCCCTGCACTTCCTGGCTGACAGTG GTGCTGTGGACACGCTCTTCTCCTTGCAGGGAGACCCCAGCCTGTTCGTCGCCTCAGCAGCCAGCCAGCTCCTAGTACATATCCTGGCTCTGTCCATGCAAGGTGGAGCCCCAGGGTCCCCCGTCCCTGAAGCTGCTGCTTGGCCTATGTGTgcccagaagattgtgaaccATGTGGATGAGTCCCTGCATGCCAAAGCCACCCCCCAGGTCACACAGGCCTTGAATGTCCTGACTACGACCTTCGGGCGCTGCCATAACCCCTGGACAGGGGTCCTCTGGGAGCGGCTAAGTCCCCCTGTTGCCCGCCTGTTTGAGAGAGACCCCATTCCAGCCGTGCACGCGCTCATGGACCTTCTTCTTAGTGTGGCCAGGTCAGGGGGCTGCGGGGACTCGGG gtcGCCTGTGTTGAATTTTGCAGCCTGTGGCCTGTGGGAGATGCTGGCCCAGACTCTGAGCCGCCTGAGCCCCATACAAGCTGGGCCTCTAGCCCTGGGGACCCTGAAACTTCAGCACTG TCCCCAGGAATTGAGGACCCAGGCCTTTGGAGTCCTCCTACAGCCACTGGCCTGTATCCTGAAAGCTACCACTCAGGCCCCTGGACCTCCAG GCTTGCTGGATGGGACTGTGGGTAGCTTGCTGACTGTGGATATACTCTTGGCTTCAAAGTCAGCCTGTGTGGGACTCCTTTGCCAGACTCTGGCTCACCTGGAGGAGctgcagatgctg CCCCAGTGCCCCTCACCCTGGCCACAGGTGCATCTGCTGCAAGCTGCTTTGACTATATTGCATCTCTGTGATGGCTCAGCGGACCCCAGCTCCAGTGCAGGAGGCCGTCTCTGTGGGACTCTGGGTGGCTGTGTTCGTGTCCAGCGAGCAGCCCTTGACTTCTTGgggaccctgtctcaggggacaA GCCCCCTGGAGTTGGTTCTGGAGGTATTTGCTGTTCTCCTGAAGACCCTGGAGAGCCCAGAGTCCAGCCCCATG GTCCTAAAGAAGGCCTTCCAGGCCACACTCAGATGGCTCCAGAACCCACACAAGACCCCCAGCAGCTCTGATCTCAGCTCCGACGCCCTGCTGTTTCTCGGAG AGCTGTTCCCCATACTACAGAAGCGCCTATGCAGCCCATGTTGGGAGGTGAGGGACTCTGCCCTGGAGTTCCTGACGCATCTGATCCGACACTGGGGAG GGCAGGCTGACTTCAGAGAGGCACTGCGTTCCTCAGAAGTACCCACACTTGCCCTCCAGCTTCTCCAAGACCCAGAGAGTTACGTCCGAGCAAGTGCCGTGGGTGCCGCTGGGCAGCTCTCCAGCCAGGGTCTGCAGGCCGCTCCCGCTAGCCCCGAGAACTCGCAGGCCCAACAG GGCCTACTCATGGACCTTATGCATATCCTGTCCACTGACTCAGAGGGCTTCCCTCGAAGGGCTGTGTTACGGGTCTTCACGGACTGGCTGAGGGATGGCCATGCTGACGTGGTTCGAGACACGGAGTGGTTCGTGGCCACTGTTCTCCAGGCAGTGAGCCGGGATCTGGACTGGGAGGTCCGAGTGCAGGGTTTGGAGCTGGCACGGGTGTTCCTCACCCAGGCACTGGGCCAGCCCAGCCTCCACTGTCCCTATACAGTGGGCCTGCCCAGGGCCTCCTCTCCCCGCCCACACCCGGAATTCTTGCAGACTCTCTGCCGTCTGCCGCTCTTTGAGTTTGCCTTTTGTGCCTTGCTTGACTGTGACCGACCGGTGGCCCAAAAGGCCTGTGACCTGCTCCTCTTCTTGAGGGACAAGACAGTTCCCTGCAGTagccctcgggaggcaggggACAGCCCCAACTCAGCCTCAGTGGAGGCTGCCCTGCAGAGGTGGCGGGAAGGAGAGCAGGCCCAGCCCCTAGGGGACCTGGATCCTGAGGCCATGCTAGCCATCCTCAGGGCCTTAGACCTGGAGGGCCTGCAGGGCAGGCTGGCCAAGAGCAGCGACCATGTGGAGAAGAGCCCACAGTCCCTGCTGCAGGACATGCTGGCCACGGTGGGTGTGTTGGAGGAGAACGAAGCTGACTGCTACTAA
- the Brat1 gene encoding BRCA1-associated ATM activator 1 isoform 2 (isoform 2 is encoded by transcript variant 2), with the protein MDPECSRLLPALCAVLADPRQLVADDTCLEKLLDWFKTVTEAESSLQLLQDHPCLMELLSHVLKPQDVSPRVLSFALRLVGVFAAQEDCFEYLQQGELLLGLFGESGAPGWAAWSIPSVRSGWIQGLCYLAHHPSALHFLADSGAVDTLFSLQGDPSLFVASAASQLLVHILALSMQGGAPGSPVPEAAAWPMCAQKIVNHVDESLHAKATPQVTQALNVLTTTFGRCHNPWTGVLWERLSPPVARLFERDPIPAVHALMDLLLSVARSPVLNFAACGLWEMLAQTLSRLSPIQAGPLALGTLKLQHCPQELRTQAFGVLLQPLACILKATTQAPGPPGLLDGTVGSLLTVDILLASKSACVGLLCQTLAHLEELQMLPQCPSPWPQVHLLQAALTILHLCDGSADPSSSAGGRLCGTLGGCVRVQRAALDFLGTLSQGTSPLELVLEVFAVLLKTLESPESSPMVLKKAFQATLRWLQNPHKTPSSSDLSSDALLFLGELFPILQKRLCSPCWEVRDSALEFLTHLIRHWGGQADFREALRSSEVPTLALQLLQDPESYVRASAVGAAGQLSSQGLQAAPASPENSQAQQGLLMDLMHILSTDSEGFPRRAVLRVFTDWLRDGHADVVRDTEWFVATVLQAVSRDLDWEVRVQGLELARVFLTQALGQPSLHCPYTVGLPRASSPRPHPEFLQTLCRLPLFEFAFCALLDCDRPVAQKACDLLLFLRDKTVPCSSPREAGDSPNSASVEAALQRWREGEQAQPLGDLDPEAMLAILRALDLEGLQGRLAKSSDHVEKSPQSLLQDMLATVGVLEENEADCY; encoded by the exons ATGGACCCAGAATGCTCCAGGCTCCTCCCGGCTCTCTGTGCTGTTTTGGCAGATCCCAGACAGCTGGTGGCAGATGACACCTGCTTGGAGAAACTGCTGGACTGGTttaaaacagtgacagaggcag AGTCTAGCCTCCAACTACTACAGGACCATCCCTGCTTAATGGAGCTCCTGTCCCATGTGCTGAAGCCACAGGACGTGAGCCCTAGGGTCCTCTCCTTTGCTCTGCGCCTTGTTGGGGTCTTCGCAGCCCAGGAAGACTGTTTTGAGTACCTTCAG CAGGGAGAGTTGTTGCTGGGGCTCTTTGGGGAGTCAGGTGCCCCCGGCTGGGCAGCCTGGAGCATCCCAAGTGTGCGCAGCGGCTGGATCCAGGGTCTGTGCTACCTGGCACACCACCCTAGCGCCCTGCACTTCCTGGCTGACAGTG GTGCTGTGGACACGCTCTTCTCCTTGCAGGGAGACCCCAGCCTGTTCGTCGCCTCAGCAGCCAGCCAGCTCCTAGTACATATCCTGGCTCTGTCCATGCAAGGTGGAGCCCCAGGGTCCCCCGTCCCTGAAGCTGCTGCTTGGCCTATGTGTgcccagaagattgtgaaccATGTGGATGAGTCCCTGCATGCCAAAGCCACCCCCCAGGTCACACAGGCCTTGAATGTCCTGACTACGACCTTCGGGCGCTGCCATAACCCCTGGACAGGGGTCCTCTGGGAGCGGCTAAGTCCCCCTGTTGCCCGCCTGTTTGAGAGAGACCCCATTCCAGCCGTGCACGCGCTCATGGACCTTCTTCTTAGTGTGGCCAG gtcGCCTGTGTTGAATTTTGCAGCCTGTGGCCTGTGGGAGATGCTGGCCCAGACTCTGAGCCGCCTGAGCCCCATACAAGCTGGGCCTCTAGCCCTGGGGACCCTGAAACTTCAGCACTG TCCCCAGGAATTGAGGACCCAGGCCTTTGGAGTCCTCCTACAGCCACTGGCCTGTATCCTGAAAGCTACCACTCAGGCCCCTGGACCTCCAG GCTTGCTGGATGGGACTGTGGGTAGCTTGCTGACTGTGGATATACTCTTGGCTTCAAAGTCAGCCTGTGTGGGACTCCTTTGCCAGACTCTGGCTCACCTGGAGGAGctgcagatgctg CCCCAGTGCCCCTCACCCTGGCCACAGGTGCATCTGCTGCAAGCTGCTTTGACTATATTGCATCTCTGTGATGGCTCAGCGGACCCCAGCTCCAGTGCAGGAGGCCGTCTCTGTGGGACTCTGGGTGGCTGTGTTCGTGTCCAGCGAGCAGCCCTTGACTTCTTGgggaccctgtctcaggggacaA GCCCCCTGGAGTTGGTTCTGGAGGTATTTGCTGTTCTCCTGAAGACCCTGGAGAGCCCAGAGTCCAGCCCCATG GTCCTAAAGAAGGCCTTCCAGGCCACACTCAGATGGCTCCAGAACCCACACAAGACCCCCAGCAGCTCTGATCTCAGCTCCGACGCCCTGCTGTTTCTCGGAG AGCTGTTCCCCATACTACAGAAGCGCCTATGCAGCCCATGTTGGGAGGTGAGGGACTCTGCCCTGGAGTTCCTGACGCATCTGATCCGACACTGGGGAG GGCAGGCTGACTTCAGAGAGGCACTGCGTTCCTCAGAAGTACCCACACTTGCCCTCCAGCTTCTCCAAGACCCAGAGAGTTACGTCCGAGCAAGTGCCGTGGGTGCCGCTGGGCAGCTCTCCAGCCAGGGTCTGCAGGCCGCTCCCGCTAGCCCCGAGAACTCGCAGGCCCAACAG GGCCTACTCATGGACCTTATGCATATCCTGTCCACTGACTCAGAGGGCTTCCCTCGAAGGGCTGTGTTACGGGTCTTCACGGACTGGCTGAGGGATGGCCATGCTGACGTGGTTCGAGACACGGAGTGGTTCGTGGCCACTGTTCTCCAGGCAGTGAGCCGGGATCTGGACTGGGAGGTCCGAGTGCAGGGTTTGGAGCTGGCACGGGTGTTCCTCACCCAGGCACTGGGCCAGCCCAGCCTCCACTGTCCCTATACAGTGGGCCTGCCCAGGGCCTCCTCTCCCCGCCCACACCCGGAATTCTTGCAGACTCTCTGCCGTCTGCCGCTCTTTGAGTTTGCCTTTTGTGCCTTGCTTGACTGTGACCGACCGGTGGCCCAAAAGGCCTGTGACCTGCTCCTCTTCTTGAGGGACAAGACAGTTCCCTGCAGTagccctcgggaggcaggggACAGCCCCAACTCAGCCTCAGTGGAGGCTGCCCTGCAGAGGTGGCGGGAAGGAGAGCAGGCCCAGCCCCTAGGGGACCTGGATCCTGAGGCCATGCTAGCCATCCTCAGGGCCTTAGACCTGGAGGGCCTGCAGGGCAGGCTGGCCAAGAGCAGCGACCATGTGGAGAAGAGCCCACAGTCCCTGCTGCAGGACATGCTGGCCACGGTGGGTGTGTTGGAGGAGAACGAAGCTGACTGCTACTAA
- the Brat1 gene encoding BRCA1-associated ATM activator 1 isoform X4: MDPECSRLLPALCAVLADPRQLVADDTCLEKLLDWFKTVTEAESSLQLLQDHPCLMELLSHVLKPQDVSPRVLSFALRLVGVFAAQEDCFEYLQQGELLLGLFGESGAPGWAAWSIPSVRSGWIQGLCYLAHHPSALHFLADSGAVDTLFSLQGDPSLFVASAASQLLVHILALSMQGGAPGSPVPEAAAWPMCAQKIVNHVDESLHAKATPQVTQALNVLTTTFGRCHNPWTGVLWERLSPPVARLFERDPIPAVHALMDLLLSVARSGGCGDSGSPVLNFAACGLWEMLAQTLSRLSPIQAGPLALGTLKLQHCPQELRTQAFGVLLQPLACILKATTQAPGPPGLLDGTVGSLLTVDILLASKSACVGLLCQTLAHLEELQMLPQCPSPWPQVHLLQAALTILHLCDGSADPSSSAGGRLCGTLGGCVRVQRAALDFLGTLSQGTSPLELVLEVFAVLLKTLESPESSPMVLKKAFQATLRWLQNPHKTPSSSDLSSDALLFLGELFPILQKRLCSPCWEVRDSALEFLTHLIRHWGGQADFREALRSSEVPTLALQLLQDPESYVRASAVGAAGQLSSQGLQAAPASPENSQAQQGLLMDLMHILSTDSEGFPRRAVLRVFTDWLRDGHADVVRDTEWFVATVLQAVSRDLDWEVRVQGLELARVFLTQALGQPSLHCPYTVGLPRASSPRPHPEFLQTLCRLPLFEFAFCALLDCDRPVAQKACDLLLFLRDKTVPCSSPREAGDSPNSASVEAALQRWREGEQAQPLGDLDPEAMLAILRALDLEGLQGRLAKSSDHVEKSPQSLLQDMLATVGVLEENEADCY; the protein is encoded by the exons ATGGACCCAGAATGCTCCAGGCTCCTCCCGGCTCTCTGTGCTGTTTTGGCAGATCCCAGACAGCTGGTGGCAGATGACACCTGCTTGGAGAAACTGCTGGACTGGTttaaaacagtgacagaggcag AGTCTAGCCTCCAACTACTACAGGACCATCCCTGCTTAATGGAGCTCCTGTCCCATGTGCTGAAGCCACAGGACGTGAGCCCTAGGGTCCTCTCCTTTGCTCTGCGCCTTGTTGGGGTCTTCGCAGCCCAGGAAGACTGTTTTGAGTACCTTCAG CAGGGAGAGTTGTTGCTGGGGCTCTTTGGGGAGTCAGGTGCCCCCGGCTGGGCAGCCTGGAGCATCCCAAGTGTGCGCAGCGGCTGGATCCAGGGTCTGTGCTACCTGGCACACCACCCTAGCGCCCTGCACTTCCTGGCTGACAGTG GTGCTGTGGACACGCTCTTCTCCTTGCAGGGAGACCCCAGCCTGTTCGTCGCCTCAGCAGCCAGCCAGCTCCTAGTACATATCCTGGCTCTGTCCATGCAAGGTGGAGCCCCAGGGTCCCCCGTCCCTGAAGCTGCTGCTTGGCCTATGTGTgcccagaagattgtgaaccATGTGGATGAGTCCCTGCATGCCAAAGCCACCCCCCAGGTCACACAGGCCTTGAATGTCCTGACTACGACCTTCGGGCGCTGCCATAACCCCTGGACAGGGGTCCTCTGGGAGCGGCTAAGTCCCCCTGTTGCCCGCCTGTTTGAGAGAGACCCCATTCCAGCCGTGCACGCGCTCATGGACCTTCTTCTTAGTGTGGCCAGGTCAGGGGGCTGCGGGGACTCGGG gtcGCCTGTGTTGAATTTTGCAGCCTGTGGCCTGTGGGAGATGCTGGCCCAGACTCTGAGCCGCCTGAGCCCCATACAAGCTGGGCCTCTAGCCCTGGGGACCCTGAAACTTCAGCACTG TCCCCAGGAATTGAGGACCCAGGCCTTTGGAGTCCTCCTACAGCCACTGGCCTGTATCCTGAAAGCTACCACTCAGGCCCCTGGACCTCCAG GCTTGCTGGATGGGACTGTGGGTAGCTTGCTGACTGTGGATATACTCTTGGCTTCAAAGTCAGCCTGTGTGGGACTCCTTTGCCAGACTCTGGCTCACCTGGAGGAGctgcagatgctg CCCCAGTGCCCCTCACCCTGGCCACAGGTGCATCTGCTGCAAGCTGCTTTGACTATATTGCATCTCTGTGATGGCTCAGCGGACCCCAGCTCCAGTGCAGGAGGCCGTCTCTGTGGGACTCTGGGTGGCTGTGTTCGTGTCCAGCGAGCAGCCCTTGACTTCTTGgggaccctgtctcaggggacaA GCCCCCTGGAGTTGGTTCTGGAGGTATTTGCTGTTCTCCTGAAGACCCTGGAGAGCCCAGAGTCCAGCCCCATG GTCCTAAAGAAGGCCTTCCAGGCCACACTCAGATGGCTCCAGAACCCACACAAGACCCCCAGCAGCTCTGATCTCAGCTCCGACGCCCTGCTGTTTCTCGGAG AGCTGTTCCCCATACTACAGAAGCGCCTATGCAGCCCATGTTGGGAGGTGAGGGACTCTGCCCTGGAGTTCCTGACGCATCTGATCCGACACTGGGGAG GGCAGGCTGACTTCAGAGAGGCACTGCGTTCCTCAGAAGTACCCACACTTGCCCTCCAGCTTCTCCAAGACCCAGAGAGTTACGTCCGAGCAAGTGCCGTGGGTGCCGCTGGGCAGCTCTCCAGCCAGGGTCTGCAGGCCGCTCCCGCTAGCCCCGAGAACTCGCAGGCCCAACAG GGCCTACTCATGGACCTTATGCATATCCTGTCCACTGACTCAGAGGGCTTCCCTCGAAGGGCTGTGTTACGGGTCTTCACGGACTGGCTGAGGGATGGCCATGCTGACGTGGTTCGAGACACGGAGTGGTTCGTGGCCACTGTTCTCCAGGCAGTGAGCCGGGATCTGGACTGGGAGGTCCGAGTGCAGGGTTTGGAGCTGGCACGGGTGTTCCTCACCCAGGCACTGGGCCAGCCCAGCCTCCACTGTCCCTATACAGTGGGCCTGCCCAGGGCCTCCTCTCCCCGCCCACACCCGGAATTCTTGCAGACTCTCTGCCGTCTGCCGCTCTTTGAGTTTGCCTTTTGTGCCTTGCTTGACTGTGACCGACCGGTGGCCCAAAAGGCCTGTGACCTGCTCCTCTTCTTGAGGGACAAGACAGTTCCCTGCAGTagccctcgggaggcaggggACAGCCCCAACTCAGCCTCAGTGGAGGCTGCCCTGCAGAGGTGGCGGGAAGGAGAGCAGGCCCAGCCCCTAGGGGACCTGGATCCTGAGGCCATGCTAGCCATCCTCAGGGCCTTAGACCTGGAGGGCCTGCAGGGCAGGCTGGCCAAGAGCAGCGACCATGTGGAGAAGAGCCCACAGTCCCTGCTGCAGGACATGCTGGCCACGGTGGGTGTGTTGGAGGAGAACGAAGCTGACTGCTACTAA
- the Brat1 gene encoding BRCA1-associated ATM activator 1 isoform X6: MDPECSRLLPALCAVLADPRQLVADDTCLEKLLDWFKTVTEAESSLQLLQDHPCLMELLSHVLKPQDVSPRVLSFALRLVGVFAAQEDCFEYLQGELLLGLFGESGAPGWAAWSIPSVRSGWIQGLCYLAHHPSALHFLADSGAVDTLFSLQGDPSLFVASAASQLLVHILALSMQGGAPGSPVPEAAAWPMCAQKIVNHVDESLHAKATPQVTQALNVLTTTFGRCHNPWTGVLWERLSPPVARLFERDPIPAVHALMDLLLSVARSPVLNFAACGLWEMLAQTLSRLSPIQAGPLALGTLKLQHCPQELRTQAFGVLLQPLACILKATTQAPGPPGLLDGTVGSLLTVDILLASKSACVGLLCQTLAHLEELQMLPQCPSPWPQVHLLQAALTILHLCDGSADPSSSAGGRLCGTLGGCVRVQRAALDFLGTLSQGTSPLELVLEVFAVLLKTLESPESSPMVLKKAFQATLRWLQNPHKTPSSSDLSSDALLFLGELFPILQKRLCSPCWEVRDSALEFLTHLIRHWGGQADFREALRSSEVPTLALQLLQDPESYVRASAVGAAGQLSSQGLQAAPASPENSQAQQGLLMDLMHILSTDSEGFPRRAVLRVFTDWLRDGHADVVRDTEWFVATVLQAVSRDLDWEVRVQGLELARVFLTQALGQPSLHCPYTVGLPRASSPRPHPEFLQTLCRLPLFEFAFCALLDCDRPVAQKACDLLLFLRDKTVPCSSPREAGDSPNSASVEAALQRWREGEQAQPLGDLDPEAMLAILRALDLEGLQGRLAKSSDHVEKSPQSLLQDMLATVGVLEENEADCY, from the exons ATGGACCCAGAATGCTCCAGGCTCCTCCCGGCTCTCTGTGCTGTTTTGGCAGATCCCAGACAGCTGGTGGCAGATGACACCTGCTTGGAGAAACTGCTGGACTGGTttaaaacagtgacagaggcag AGTCTAGCCTCCAACTACTACAGGACCATCCCTGCTTAATGGAGCTCCTGTCCCATGTGCTGAAGCCACAGGACGTGAGCCCTAGGGTCCTCTCCTTTGCTCTGCGCCTTGTTGGGGTCTTCGCAGCCCAGGAAGACTGTTTTGAGTACCTTCAG GGAGAGTTGTTGCTGGGGCTCTTTGGGGAGTCAGGTGCCCCCGGCTGGGCAGCCTGGAGCATCCCAAGTGTGCGCAGCGGCTGGATCCAGGGTCTGTGCTACCTGGCACACCACCCTAGCGCCCTGCACTTCCTGGCTGACAGTG GTGCTGTGGACACGCTCTTCTCCTTGCAGGGAGACCCCAGCCTGTTCGTCGCCTCAGCAGCCAGCCAGCTCCTAGTACATATCCTGGCTCTGTCCATGCAAGGTGGAGCCCCAGGGTCCCCCGTCCCTGAAGCTGCTGCTTGGCCTATGTGTgcccagaagattgtgaaccATGTGGATGAGTCCCTGCATGCCAAAGCCACCCCCCAGGTCACACAGGCCTTGAATGTCCTGACTACGACCTTCGGGCGCTGCCATAACCCCTGGACAGGGGTCCTCTGGGAGCGGCTAAGTCCCCCTGTTGCCCGCCTGTTTGAGAGAGACCCCATTCCAGCCGTGCACGCGCTCATGGACCTTCTTCTTAGTGTGGCCAG gtcGCCTGTGTTGAATTTTGCAGCCTGTGGCCTGTGGGAGATGCTGGCCCAGACTCTGAGCCGCCTGAGCCCCATACAAGCTGGGCCTCTAGCCCTGGGGACCCTGAAACTTCAGCACTG TCCCCAGGAATTGAGGACCCAGGCCTTTGGAGTCCTCCTACAGCCACTGGCCTGTATCCTGAAAGCTACCACTCAGGCCCCTGGACCTCCAG GCTTGCTGGATGGGACTGTGGGTAGCTTGCTGACTGTGGATATACTCTTGGCTTCAAAGTCAGCCTGTGTGGGACTCCTTTGCCAGACTCTGGCTCACCTGGAGGAGctgcagatgctg CCCCAGTGCCCCTCACCCTGGCCACAGGTGCATCTGCTGCAAGCTGCTTTGACTATATTGCATCTCTGTGATGGCTCAGCGGACCCCAGCTCCAGTGCAGGAGGCCGTCTCTGTGGGACTCTGGGTGGCTGTGTTCGTGTCCAGCGAGCAGCCCTTGACTTCTTGgggaccctgtctcaggggacaA GCCCCCTGGAGTTGGTTCTGGAGGTATTTGCTGTTCTCCTGAAGACCCTGGAGAGCCCAGAGTCCAGCCCCATG GTCCTAAAGAAGGCCTTCCAGGCCACACTCAGATGGCTCCAGAACCCACACAAGACCCCCAGCAGCTCTGATCTCAGCTCCGACGCCCTGCTGTTTCTCGGAG AGCTGTTCCCCATACTACAGAAGCGCCTATGCAGCCCATGTTGGGAGGTGAGGGACTCTGCCCTGGAGTTCCTGACGCATCTGATCCGACACTGGGGAG GGCAGGCTGACTTCAGAGAGGCACTGCGTTCCTCAGAAGTACCCACACTTGCCCTCCAGCTTCTCCAAGACCCAGAGAGTTACGTCCGAGCAAGTGCCGTGGGTGCCGCTGGGCAGCTCTCCAGCCAGGGTCTGCAGGCCGCTCCCGCTAGCCCCGAGAACTCGCAGGCCCAACAG GGCCTACTCATGGACCTTATGCATATCCTGTCCACTGACTCAGAGGGCTTCCCTCGAAGGGCTGTGTTACGGGTCTTCACGGACTGGCTGAGGGATGGCCATGCTGACGTGGTTCGAGACACGGAGTGGTTCGTGGCCACTGTTCTCCAGGCAGTGAGCCGGGATCTGGACTGGGAGGTCCGAGTGCAGGGTTTGGAGCTGGCACGGGTGTTCCTCACCCAGGCACTGGGCCAGCCCAGCCTCCACTGTCCCTATACAGTGGGCCTGCCCAGGGCCTCCTCTCCCCGCCCACACCCGGAATTCTTGCAGACTCTCTGCCGTCTGCCGCTCTTTGAGTTTGCCTTTTGTGCCTTGCTTGACTGTGACCGACCGGTGGCCCAAAAGGCCTGTGACCTGCTCCTCTTCTTGAGGGACAAGACAGTTCCCTGCAGTagccctcgggaggcaggggACAGCCCCAACTCAGCCTCAGTGGAGGCTGCCCTGCAGAGGTGGCGGGAAGGAGAGCAGGCCCAGCCCCTAGGGGACCTGGATCCTGAGGCCATGCTAGCCATCCTCAGGGCCTTAGACCTGGAGGGCCTGCAGGGCAGGCTGGCCAAGAGCAGCGACCATGTGGAGAAGAGCCCACAGTCCCTGCTGCAGGACATGCTGGCCACGGTGGGTGTGTTGGAGGAGAACGAAGCTGACTGCTACTAA